One stretch of Hydrogenovibrio kuenenii DSM 12350 DNA includes these proteins:
- a CDS encoding formate/nitrite transporter family protein has product MSYLEPNEFVTKMVDSGESKIFMSTKDTLIRAFMAGAILALAAMFAITVAMKTGSPLVGALLFPVGFIMLYLMKFDLLTGVFMLVPLAVLDKRPGADMQQLLRNWGLVFLGNLGGALTVAFMMSFILTYGYSTDPGAIGQKVGHIGEARTLGYKEHGLEGWLTIFIRGMLCNWMVSMGVVAAMISTSATSKIIAMWMPIMLFFFMGFEHSIVNMFLFPFSMIMGGGFTVTDYLLWNELPTALGNLVGGFLFVALPLYYTHVKTSPERNLG; this is encoded by the coding sequence ATGTCTTATTTAGAACCAAATGAGTTTGTAACGAAAATGGTTGATTCGGGAGAGTCAAAAATTTTCATGTCGACAAAAGATACATTGATCCGTGCCTTTATGGCGGGCGCCATTTTGGCATTGGCCGCGATGTTCGCCATTACCGTTGCTATGAAAACCGGCTCGCCATTGGTCGGTGCTTTGCTTTTCCCGGTCGGTTTTATCATGCTGTATTTGATGAAGTTTGACCTTTTGACTGGCGTATTTATGCTGGTGCCTTTGGCGGTATTGGACAAAAGACCCGGTGCTGATATGCAACAATTGTTGCGTAACTGGGGGCTGGTGTTTTTAGGTAACCTTGGTGGTGCCTTGACCGTTGCTTTCATGATGTCTTTTATTCTGACCTATGGCTACAGCACTGATCCAGGTGCAATTGGGCAAAAGGTAGGGCATATCGGTGAAGCTAGAACCCTAGGTTATAAAGAGCATGGTTTAGAAGGTTGGTTGACGATATTCATCAGAGGAATGTTGTGTAACTGGATGGTTTCAATGGGTGTCGTTGCCGCGATGATCTCGACTTCTGCAACCAGTAAGATTATTGCGATGTGGATGCCAATCATGCTGTTCTTCTTCATGGGTTTCGAGCACTCAATCGTAAACATGTTCTTGTTCCCTTTCTCAATGATCATGGGCGGTGGATTCACAGTAACGGATTACTTGTTATGGAACGAGTTGCCAACAGCACTGGGTAATTTGGTTGGTGGTTTCTTGTTTGTAGCACTTCCTTTGTACTACACGCACGTTAAAACTAGCCCAGAACGTAATCTAGGCTAA
- a CDS encoding ANTAR domain-containing response regulator has protein sequence MSKTKYETIKVMLVDNDSGRSAILSQALLDHGYEVISRVEPGPNLLAKVAQIMPDMIVIDTESPDRDILESMYLLNEHNPLPVVMFADEDNETVIQEAIKSGVSGYIVKGVDMERVKPIMSVAIARFREYQALKDELKQTKSELDQNRLIEKAKRLLMAQKGVSEQEAYEAIRKRSMDSNQKLYEVAETIISVLE, from the coding sequence ATGTCTAAGACCAAGTACGAAACCATAAAAGTCATGCTAGTGGATAATGATTCCGGGCGTTCTGCTATTTTGTCGCAGGCGTTGTTGGATCATGGCTATGAAGTGATTTCACGTGTAGAACCTGGGCCGAACTTGTTGGCGAAGGTAGCGCAAATTATGCCGGATATGATTGTGATTGATACAGAATCACCGGATCGAGATATTCTTGAAAGTATGTACTTGTTGAATGAGCATAATCCGCTGCCCGTAGTGATGTTTGCAGACGAAGATAACGAAACCGTGATTCAGGAAGCCATAAAATCAGGCGTGAGCGGTTATATTGTTAAGGGTGTGGATATGGAACGCGTAAAGCCGATTATGAGTGTGGCAATTGCACGTTTCAGAGAATATCAGGCTTTGAAAGACGAGTTGAAACAGACCAAGTCAGAACTGGATCAGAATAGACTGATCGAGAAAGCCAAGCGCTTATTGATGGCACAAAAGGGTGTTAGTGAACAGGAAGCGTACGAGGCTATCCGTAAGCGTTCTATGGACAGTAATCAGAAGTTGTATGAAGTGGCTGAAACGATTATCAGCGTACTGGAGTAA
- a CDS encoding CmpA/NrtA family ABC transporter substrate-binding protein, whose amino-acid sequence MDKVNIGFIPLNDCASLIVAKEQGFFEEQGLNVELHREVSWSNIRDKLVFGAYEAAHMLAPMLMSSTLGLGGIKRPLVTAYSFAVNGNAISVSNALYEEMSEYESQLVLKPEKSACVLKKVIDARAEQGLPKLRFAVVFPFSMHQYLLRYWLAEGGIDADKDVHLTVVPPPSMVQALEENLIDAYCVGEPWNTHAVKRKVGVTLITGYEIWNNAPDKVLGVRKDWAEQNPEIHEKLILALYRASEWIDKVENRETLSDYLSSPQYVGAPRESIKNAFYGEVCNPSCSTCRNIPNFFSPFKHLANFPWQSHAEWILSQMKRWHQIPEDVDIEKTAQEVYLTDVYRSVLSKQGVQLPSVNRKEEGVHAEPWLLDGVEIGEDRFILVQN is encoded by the coding sequence ATGGATAAAGTTAATATCGGGTTTATACCCCTTAACGATTGTGCCTCATTGATTGTTGCAAAAGAGCAGGGTTTTTTTGAAGAGCAAGGGCTGAATGTAGAACTTCACCGTGAAGTGTCCTGGTCCAATATTCGCGACAAACTGGTATTTGGTGCTTATGAAGCGGCGCATATGCTAGCACCTATGTTGATGTCTTCTACACTAGGGCTTGGCGGTATCAAAAGGCCATTGGTAACAGCTTATTCATTTGCGGTTAATGGTAATGCCATCAGCGTGTCGAATGCACTCTATGAAGAAATGAGCGAATACGAATCTCAACTGGTCTTGAAACCCGAGAAGAGCGCTTGTGTACTGAAGAAGGTGATTGATGCCAGAGCAGAACAAGGCTTGCCCAAGTTACGTTTTGCAGTCGTGTTTCCATTTTCCATGCATCAGTATTTGTTGCGTTATTGGCTGGCGGAAGGGGGGATAGATGCCGATAAGGATGTGCATCTCACCGTTGTACCACCGCCAAGCATGGTACAAGCACTGGAAGAAAATCTGATTGATGCCTATTGTGTGGGTGAACCTTGGAATACGCATGCGGTGAAGCGCAAAGTGGGAGTGACCTTGATCACCGGGTATGAGATTTGGAACAACGCACCGGACAAAGTGCTGGGGGTGCGCAAGGATTGGGCGGAACAAAACCCAGAAATTCATGAAAAACTCATTTTGGCACTTTATCGTGCCAGCGAATGGATCGATAAGGTTGAAAATAGAGAAACACTCAGTGATTATTTGTCTTCACCACAATATGTCGGTGCACCGAGAGAATCGATTAAAAATGCTTTTTATGGTGAAGTCTGTAACCCAAGTTGTTCCACTTGTCGAAACATCCCGAATTTCTTTTCGCCCTTTAAGCATCTGGCGAATTTTCCTTGGCAATCACATGCCGAGTGGATACTTTCTCAGATGAAGCGCTGGCATCAGATTCCAGAAGACGTAGATATTGAAAAGACGGCACAGGAAGTGTATTTGACGGATGTTTATCGTTCAGTGCTGTCAAAGCAAGGTGTTCAGCTCCCTTCGGTGAATAGAAAAGAAGAAGGCGTGCATGCAGAACCCTGGTTATTGGATGGTGTAGAAATCGGGGAAGATCGTTTTATTTTGGTGCAGAATTAA
- a CDS encoding bifunctional protein-serine/threonine kinase/phosphatase, which translates to MTKQLNVSIGQYSDKGRKALNQDFYGSLIPEEPLLSSKGIVIALADGISSSQVSQIASETAVKGFLMDYFSTSEAWRVKTSAQSVLLAINSWLFSQTRRSQYRYNKDKGFVCTFSSVVFKSTTAHLFHAGDSRIYRIAATQNTLEQLTEDHRTWLSSEESFLSRALGVNDQLEIDYQTHVLDKGDVFILTTDGVYEFLSDERMVELIGQHEVDLDIAAKKIVDEAYQKGSDDNLTVQIVRVDNLPDYDESEAYQQMTALPFPPQLEARMQFDGYEILRDIHNSSRSHVFLARDLESKQQVILKVPSIDLRDDAAYLERFLLEEWIARRIEHANVLKPIVQTRKRNYLYITTEYIEGQTLAQWMLDNPKPDVETVRKIVEQIAKGLRAFHRLEMLHQDIRPNNIMIDRQGTVKIIDFGSTRVAGLAEITSPLNQPDLLGTAQYTAPEYFLGDVGSTRSDQFSLAVITYQLLSGRLPYGIQVAKARTKADQRKLRYRSVVEEDRDSPIWIDEALRKALQPEPQKRYREISEFIYDLRHPNQAYLNKTQAPLIDRNPVLFWKSISLILLLLVLFLLAK; encoded by the coding sequence ATGACAAAGCAACTCAACGTCTCAATCGGGCAATATTCGGACAAAGGTCGGAAGGCACTTAATCAGGATTTTTATGGAAGTCTTATTCCTGAAGAACCCTTATTAAGTTCCAAAGGCATCGTTATCGCTTTGGCGGATGGTATCAGTAGCAGTCAGGTCAGTCAGATAGCGAGTGAAACAGCCGTAAAAGGTTTTCTAATGGATTATTTCAGCACGTCAGAAGCCTGGCGTGTGAAGACATCGGCACAAAGTGTGTTGCTAGCCATCAATTCCTGGCTATTTTCACAAACACGTCGTAGCCAGTATCGTTATAACAAGGACAAAGGCTTTGTTTGTACCTTTAGCAGTGTGGTGTTCAAATCGACCACAGCACATCTATTCCATGCCGGGGATAGCCGTATCTATCGTATTGCTGCTACTCAAAATACCCTTGAACAATTAACTGAAGATCACCGTACTTGGCTGTCAAGCGAAGAGAGTTTTTTAAGCCGGGCTTTGGGGGTGAACGATCAGTTGGAAATCGACTATCAAACTCATGTACTCGATAAAGGAGACGTATTCATTCTCACCACTGATGGCGTTTATGAGTTTTTAAGTGATGAGCGAATGGTTGAACTGATTGGACAGCATGAGGTTGATTTGGATATTGCGGCAAAAAAGATTGTCGATGAGGCGTATCAAAAAGGGAGTGATGACAACCTCACTGTTCAAATTGTTCGGGTAGATAATCTGCCCGATTATGACGAGAGTGAAGCCTACCAGCAAATGACGGCATTACCTTTTCCACCTCAATTAGAGGCAAGAATGCAGTTTGACGGTTATGAAATTTTACGAGATATTCATAACAGCAGTCGCAGCCATGTTTTCCTGGCCAGAGACTTGGAGAGCAAACAGCAGGTTATATTGAAAGTACCGTCGATAGATTTACGTGATGATGCCGCCTACCTGGAAAGATTTTTATTAGAAGAATGGATTGCTCGGCGTATTGAACATGCAAATGTTTTAAAACCAATTGTGCAGACTCGAAAGAGAAATTATCTCTATATCACGACGGAATATATCGAAGGTCAAACTTTAGCGCAGTGGATGCTGGATAACCCAAAACCAGATGTTGAAACAGTGAGAAAGATTGTTGAGCAGATCGCAAAAGGGCTACGCGCGTTCCATCGTTTGGAGATGCTGCATCAAGACATTCGACCGAATAATATTATGATCGACCGGCAAGGCACGGTAAAAATTATTGATTTTGGTTCAACTAGGGTCGCTGGCTTAGCAGAAATAACCAGCCCGCTGAATCAACCTGATTTGTTAGGTACGGCTCAATACACTGCGCCAGAATATTTTTTGGGCGATGTCGGTAGCACGCGTTCCGATCAATTTTCTTTGGCGGTGATTACTTATCAATTGCTATCAGGCCGTTTGCCTTATGGCATTCAGGTTGCAAAAGCCCGCACCAAAGCCGACCAACGAAAGTTGCGCTACCGTTCAGTTGTTGAAGAAGACCGGGATTCACCTATCTGGATAGATGAAGCTTTGAGAAAAGCATTACAGCCTGAGCCGCAAAAAAGATACAGAGAAATATCTGAATTTATCTATGACCTACGTCACCCCAACCAAGCATATTTGAATAAGACACAAGCCCCCTTAATAGATCGCAACCCTGTTTTATTCTGGAAAAGTATTTCATTAATATTGCTTTTATTAGTGCTGTTTTTATTAGCAAAGTAA
- a CDS encoding methyl-accepting chemotaxis protein has product MAQQKQKGVSNVMETLEQEKDFEHLGTLVIKMDASGALLEMNDAFIEACEYDRSALSANNFSQLIHQDTPKRLITDIWQTLKEGKPWVQVLKIQCHNDKYIWTEANIAPVLENNKIVAALAVLKPLSDQTFVRTTEQATSLYKKIRHGHIKNGVLLTPMQNLCLFHKLHPINLMVSSIALLGIVGTLVQLNIINLPVWGIPALNAFLFIYALAGRKYAFNRLGKAKVLIDKMRQADFNGQVDYYGNHSLSKLVSAVKMMQVQLGATVENAKAELNHSTRIKSALDSASANLMMINNKGKVLYYNNESKNFFLRHAAAFKQAYPDFNLENLIGQSLAGVFKTDMFNKLSNSTEEVEIEQSFANLLLHLKIKPVFDAQQQIIGSVVQWEDLTQQRKIEENLKSTLQMASLGHTALTIDTQDLSGFFLDTSNNINALLSELNQIIESMVFVMTKLATGDLQGRIEKSLQGSLAAMKGSTHVSLDNLSAIVYYIKQSAEMVSTAASESASTSLDLSDRTQKAAAALEQINTTMQTVHSQQTENTQELMQINQLATQTLEKNAFAKSALESTVTAIDDMQSTSERIANIIGMIDGIAFQTNLLALNAAVEAARAGEHGRGFAVVAGEVRTLAQKSASASAEIRQLIEESIDKVHQGVNKVQETNQAFDEVNQSVSTIGNSLSEVVSSIEQQQTAVARIAESINSLDDNLQSNAALVEETSAAAESLKDQAVLLRRETDKFTIDTQRAKELIQTTPDISGIRISDVRQSMRIWKANTQAYLNGVNVPIDLEHISDHKASAVGKAMAQLLHFQPSIASMVEYQKMDKLHVHQHQLIAEILKLMDHNNDAENLKQKDALLDEFVDTSDALDAALKELDLGIAHNADAIPVPAQLSA; this is encoded by the coding sequence TTGGCGCAGCAAAAGCAGAAAGGGGTTTCAAACGTTATGGAAACGCTAGAACAAGAAAAAGATTTTGAACATCTCGGCACACTGGTTATAAAAATGGACGCTTCAGGTGCATTACTCGAAATGAACGATGCATTTATAGAAGCCTGCGAATACGATCGCTCTGCACTTTCAGCAAATAACTTCTCCCAACTTATACATCAAGATACGCCCAAACGCTTAATAACAGATATCTGGCAAACACTCAAAGAAGGAAAACCATGGGTTCAGGTCTTAAAAATACAATGCCACAACGACAAATATATTTGGACAGAAGCCAATATCGCGCCAGTATTAGAAAATAACAAAATCGTTGCAGCCCTTGCCGTACTCAAACCTTTATCCGATCAAACTTTTGTCCGCACAACTGAACAAGCCACATCACTTTATAAGAAAATACGCCATGGTCACATTAAAAACGGTGTGCTCCTTACCCCCATGCAAAACCTGTGCTTATTCCATAAACTTCATCCCATTAACCTAATGGTAAGCAGCATTGCCCTGCTCGGTATAGTCGGCACACTGGTGCAACTGAACATCATAAATCTACCAGTCTGGGGTATTCCGGCACTCAATGCATTTCTCTTTATTTATGCTTTAGCGGGTAGAAAATACGCCTTTAATCGTTTGGGGAAAGCCAAAGTCCTTATCGATAAAATGCGTCAAGCCGATTTTAATGGCCAGGTGGATTACTATGGTAACCACTCTTTGAGCAAACTGGTTTCTGCGGTCAAAATGATGCAAGTTCAGCTCGGTGCAACGGTTGAAAACGCCAAGGCGGAGCTTAACCACAGCACACGCATCAAATCTGCTTTAGACAGTGCCTCTGCCAATCTCATGATGATCAACAATAAAGGCAAAGTGCTGTACTACAACAACGAATCCAAGAACTTTTTTCTACGCCATGCAGCAGCATTCAAACAAGCTTACCCAGACTTTAATCTCGAAAACTTAATCGGCCAATCCTTAGCAGGTGTATTCAAAACCGATATGTTTAACAAGCTAAGCAATAGCACGGAAGAAGTCGAAATCGAACAATCTTTTGCCAACCTATTGCTCCACCTTAAAATCAAACCCGTTTTCGATGCACAGCAGCAAATCATTGGCTCCGTCGTGCAATGGGAAGACCTCACCCAACAACGCAAGATAGAAGAAAACCTCAAGTCCACGTTACAAATGGCCTCGTTAGGCCATACCGCTTTAACAATAGATACACAAGATCTATCCGGTTTCTTCTTGGACACATCCAACAATATCAATGCGCTACTGAGTGAACTGAATCAAATTATCGAAAGCATGGTCTTTGTGATGACCAAACTCGCCACGGGTGATTTGCAAGGCCGCATAGAGAAAAGCTTGCAAGGATCTCTTGCTGCGATGAAAGGCTCTACACACGTTTCATTGGATAACCTAAGTGCCATTGTTTATTACATCAAACAATCCGCTGAAATGGTCAGCACAGCCGCAAGCGAATCTGCAAGCACTTCTCTTGATTTGTCCGATAGAACACAAAAAGCAGCCGCAGCACTAGAGCAAATCAACACCACCATGCAAACCGTACACAGTCAGCAAACTGAAAATACGCAAGAACTGATGCAAATCAATCAACTTGCAACCCAGACACTTGAGAAAAACGCTTTTGCCAAATCGGCACTCGAATCGACCGTTACCGCTATTGACGATATGCAATCCACCTCGGAAAGAATAGCCAACATTATCGGCATGATTGACGGCATAGCTTTTCAAACCAACTTGTTAGCATTAAATGCTGCCGTTGAAGCTGCCCGCGCAGGAGAACATGGCCGAGGATTTGCCGTGGTAGCAGGAGAAGTACGCACCCTTGCTCAAAAATCTGCTTCTGCTTCTGCCGAAATCCGTCAACTCATTGAAGAGTCCATTGACAAGGTTCACCAAGGCGTCAACAAAGTTCAAGAAACTAACCAAGCATTTGACGAAGTTAACCAAAGTGTTTCCACCATCGGTAACTCTTTATCAGAAGTGGTTTCATCTATTGAACAACAGCAAACAGCCGTTGCCAGAATCGCCGAATCCATCAACTCTTTGGATGACAATCTACAAAGTAACGCGGCATTGGTAGAAGAAACTTCCGCTGCAGCCGAATCACTAAAAGATCAAGCCGTGCTACTTAGACGAGAAACCGACAAGTTCACCATAGACACACAAAGAGCCAAAGAGCTGATTCAAACCACACCAGATATTTCAGGCATACGCATCTCAGATGTGCGCCAATCCATGCGCATCTGGAAAGCCAATACCCAAGCCTATCTGAACGGTGTCAATGTGCCTATCGACCTGGAACACATCTCCGACCACAAAGCCTCTGCCGTCGGCAAGGCCATGGCACAACTACTGCATTTCCAACCCAGTATCGCCAGTATGGTCGAATATCAGAAAATGGATAAACTACACGTGCATCAACATCAACTGATAGCTGAAATTCTTAAATTGATGGATCACAACAACGATGCCGAAAACCTCAAGCAAAAAGACGCTCTGCTC
- a CDS encoding ABC transporter substrate-binding protein codes for MNMTSKMLSRRNFFKKTTLAVAAAMSLSSIAYAPLSYAADKVGPPEKEDLKFGFIKLTDMAPLAIAYEKGYFEDEGLYVSLEAQANWKVLLDRVIDGELDGAHMLAGQPIAATIGYGTKAHIITPISMDLNGNAITVSNKTWAAMKKHVPMKDGKPVHPISASALKPVVKSYKDAGKPFKMGMVFPVSTHNYELRYWLAAGGLNPGLYAPQKGDTSGTIGADVLLSVTPPPQMPATMEAGTIEGYCVGEPWNQQAVFKGIGVPVISDNSIETNNPEKVFGLREDFYEKYPNTTIRIVKAMIRAAYWLDENNNKNRPAAVKILSQPNYVGADYKVIANSMTGTFEYEKGDKRSEPDFNVFFRYNATYPYYSDAIWYMTQMRRWGQIPEYKPDSWYQDMAKKVYRPDIYKKAVESLIADGEMKKSDFDPAVFKTDGYRGVRNDFMDHIPYDAKKPNAYIDSLKIGLKDKQKP; via the coding sequence ATGAACATGACATCGAAAATGTTGAGTCGCAGAAACTTTTTTAAGAAAACGACTCTAGCTGTCGCTGCAGCAATGTCTTTATCTAGCATCGCATATGCACCGCTTTCTTATGCTGCGGATAAAGTAGGGCCACCAGAAAAAGAAGATTTGAAGTTCGGCTTCATCAAGCTAACGGATATGGCACCTTTAGCAATCGCCTACGAGAAAGGTTATTTTGAAGATGAAGGTCTATATGTCAGTTTAGAGGCGCAAGCCAACTGGAAAGTACTGCTAGATCGCGTTATTGATGGTGAGTTGGACGGTGCACACATGTTGGCAGGTCAACCCATTGCGGCAACCATCGGTTATGGTACGAAAGCGCATATTATTACGCCTATCTCAATGGATTTGAATGGTAATGCAATCACAGTTTCCAACAAAACCTGGGCAGCAATGAAAAAGCATGTGCCAATGAAAGATGGTAAGCCGGTTCACCCAATCAGCGCCAGTGCGTTGAAGCCTGTGGTGAAGTCCTATAAAGATGCCGGTAAACCTTTCAAAATGGGGATGGTATTCCCTGTCTCGACGCATAACTACGAGTTGCGTTATTGGTTGGCAGCCGGTGGCTTGAACCCTGGTCTGTATGCACCTCAAAAAGGGGATACCTCAGGAACCATCGGCGCGGACGTTTTGCTATCGGTCACGCCTCCGCCTCAAATGCCAGCTACCATGGAAGCCGGCACGATTGAAGGATACTGTGTGGGAGAACCATGGAACCAACAAGCCGTATTCAAGGGCATTGGGGTGCCTGTGATTTCAGATAACTCTATTGAAACCAATAACCCGGAAAAGGTCTTTGGTCTAAGAGAAGATTTTTATGAAAAATATCCAAACACCACCATTCGTATCGTTAAAGCAATGATTCGTGCAGCCTATTGGTTGGATGAAAATAACAACAAAAACCGCCCAGCAGCAGTAAAAATCTTGTCTCAGCCGAACTATGTTGGTGCGGATTACAAAGTCATTGCCAACTCGATGACCGGCACATTCGAGTATGAGAAAGGAGACAAGCGTTCAGAGCCTGACTTCAACGTCTTCTTCCGTTACAACGCAACCTACCCTTATTATTCAGATGCCATTTGGTATATGACGCAGATGCGTCGCTGGGGACAAATTCCAGAGTATAAGCCAGATAGTTGGTATCAAGATATGGCGAAAAAGGTTTATCGTCCAGACATCTATAAAAAAGCTGTTGAATCTTTGATTGCAGATGGTGAGATGAAGAAGTCTGACTTCGATCCAGCTGTGTTTAAGACGGATGGCTATCGAGGTGTTCGTAACGACTTTATGGATCACATCCCATACGATGCGAAAAAACCAAATGCTTATATCGACAGTTTGAAGATTGGTTTGAAAGATAAACAAAAACCTTAA